Proteins encoded together in one Microbacterium oxydans window:
- the dnaE gene encoding DNA polymerase III subunit alpha codes for MASDSFVHLHVHSEYSMLDGAAKINAMTQAAAEYGMPAIAVTDHGNTFAAFEFYNAARNAGIKPIIGLEAYMTPGTHRSDKTRVQWGSPDQKSDDVSGSGAYTHMTMWSQSTQGMHNLFRISSRSSMEGYYFKPRMDRELLQTYGKGIIATTGCPSGEVQTRLRLGQYDAARAAAAEFQDIFGKENYFAEIMDHGLSIERRVMTDLLRLAKDLNIPLVATNDSHYTHQHEADAHEALLCVQSGSTMDDPNRFKFDGDGYYIKTAAEMRQLFRDHPEACDNTLLIAERCEVEFDTSANYMPRFPVPDGETEDSWLIKEVETGLHYRYPGGIPDKVRKQAEYETGIILQMGFPGYFLVVADFINWAKDNGIRVGPGRGSGAGSMVAYAMKITDLDPLEHGLIFERFLNPDRVSMPDFDVDFDDRRRGEVIDYVTEKYGSERVAQIVTYGTIKSKQALKDAGRVLGFPFSMGERLTKAMPPPVMGKDMPLDGMFDSAHPRYKEASEFRALIETDPEAKTVFDRALGLEGLKRQWGVHAAGVIMSSDPLLDIIPIMKREQDGQIVTQFDYPSCESLGLIKMDFLGLRNLTIISDALDNIRTNRGEELDLEHLGLDDPGVYQLLARGDTLGVFQLDSPPLRSLMRLMKPDNFGDISALIALYRPGPMGANSHTNYALRKNGIQEITPIHPELEAPLAEILEESYGLIIYQEQVMAIAQAVAGFSLGQADILRRAMGKKKKSELDKQYEGFAGGMKERGFGEAAIKALWDILLPFSDYAFNKAHSAAYGLVSYWTAYLKAHYPAEYMAALLTSVGDSKDKMALYLNECRRMGIKVLPPDVSDSINFFAAVGDDIRFGLGAVRNVGSNVVEGIVQARKDERFTSFHHFLDKVPLHVSNKRTVESLIKAGAFDSMGDTRRALMEVHEDAVEAAVDRKRNEAQGAIGFDFDSLYDGTEEVAPAKVPARPEWIKKDKLAFEREMLGLYVSDHPLAGLEVPLAKHASISIHDLNNSEDLQDGDQVTVAGLVTSVQHRVAKASGNPYGMITVEDFNGEVTVMFMGKTYTEFQHTLQQDAILAVRGRVSRRDDGLNLHAQSAFAPDVGSFDAAGPLALVLAEQRATERVMMELAEVLRRHNGDTEVLLRVHRGGTAKVFEVPMPVKVSADLFGDLKSLLGPSCLG; via the coding sequence ATGGCATCCGACTCCTTCGTCCACCTGCATGTGCACAGCGAGTACTCCATGCTGGACGGTGCGGCGAAGATCAATGCGATGACCCAGGCGGCCGCCGAATACGGCATGCCGGCCATCGCGGTGACCGACCACGGCAACACGTTCGCGGCGTTCGAGTTCTACAACGCGGCGCGGAACGCGGGCATCAAACCCATCATCGGGCTCGAGGCGTACATGACCCCGGGCACGCACCGCAGCGACAAGACGCGCGTGCAGTGGGGCTCGCCCGACCAGAAGAGCGACGACGTCTCCGGCTCGGGCGCCTACACCCACATGACCATGTGGAGCCAGAGCACCCAGGGCATGCACAACCTCTTCCGGATCAGCTCCCGGTCGAGCATGGAGGGCTACTACTTCAAGCCCCGCATGGACCGCGAGCTGCTCCAGACCTACGGCAAGGGCATCATCGCGACGACGGGGTGCCCGTCGGGTGAGGTGCAGACGCGGCTGCGGCTGGGGCAGTACGACGCGGCACGGGCGGCGGCCGCGGAGTTCCAGGACATCTTCGGCAAGGAGAACTACTTCGCCGAGATCATGGACCACGGTCTCTCCATCGAGCGACGGGTGATGACCGACCTGCTCCGGCTCGCGAAGGACCTCAACATCCCGCTCGTCGCGACCAACGACTCGCACTACACGCACCAGCATGAGGCCGACGCTCACGAGGCTCTGCTGTGCGTGCAGTCGGGCTCCACCATGGACGACCCGAACCGGTTCAAGTTCGACGGCGACGGCTACTACATCAAGACCGCCGCCGAGATGCGGCAGCTGTTCCGCGATCACCCCGAGGCATGCGACAACACGCTGCTGATCGCCGAGCGCTGCGAGGTCGAGTTCGACACCTCGGCCAACTACATGCCCCGGTTCCCCGTGCCGGACGGCGAGACCGAGGACAGCTGGCTCATCAAAGAGGTCGAAACCGGCCTGCACTACCGGTACCCGGGAGGCATCCCCGACAAGGTGCGCAAGCAGGCCGAGTACGAGACCGGCATCATCCTGCAGATGGGCTTCCCCGGCTACTTCCTCGTCGTCGCCGACTTCATCAACTGGGCGAAGGACAACGGCATCCGCGTCGGTCCCGGCCGTGGCTCCGGTGCCGGATCCATGGTCGCGTACGCGATGAAGATCACCGACCTCGACCCGCTCGAGCACGGCCTCATCTTCGAGCGCTTCCTCAACCCGGACCGCGTCTCGATGCCCGACTTCGACGTCGACTTCGATGATCGGCGTCGTGGCGAGGTCATCGACTACGTCACGGAGAAGTACGGCTCGGAGCGCGTCGCCCAGATCGTCACCTACGGCACCATCAAGTCCAAGCAGGCGCTGAAGGATGCCGGTCGCGTGCTCGGCTTCCCGTTCAGCATGGGGGAGCGGCTGACGAAGGCGATGCCGCCGCCTGTGATGGGCAAGGACATGCCGCTGGACGGCATGTTCGACTCGGCGCACCCGCGGTACAAGGAGGCGAGCGAGTTCCGCGCGCTGATCGAGACCGACCCCGAGGCGAAGACGGTCTTCGACCGCGCACTCGGACTCGAAGGGCTGAAGCGCCAGTGGGGCGTGCACGCCGCCGGTGTGATCATGTCGTCGGACCCGCTGCTCGACATCATCCCGATCATGAAGCGCGAGCAGGACGGCCAGATCGTCACGCAGTTCGACTACCCGTCGTGCGAGTCGCTCGGCCTGATCAAGATGGACTTCCTGGGGCTCCGCAACCTCACGATCATCTCGGATGCGCTCGACAACATCCGGACGAACCGTGGCGAGGAGCTCGACCTCGAGCACCTCGGCCTGGATGACCCCGGGGTGTATCAGCTGCTCGCGCGCGGCGACACCCTCGGCGTGTTCCAGCTCGACAGCCCGCCGCTGCGCTCCCTTATGCGCCTGATGAAGCCGGACAACTTCGGTGACATCTCGGCACTCATCGCGCTGTACCGACCGGGCCCGATGGGCGCGAACTCGCACACCAACTACGCGCTGCGGAAGAACGGCATCCAGGAGATCACGCCGATCCACCCGGAGCTGGAGGCACCGCTCGCCGAGATCCTGGAGGAGTCCTACGGGCTCATCATCTACCAGGAGCAGGTCATGGCGATCGCCCAGGCTGTCGCCGGGTTCAGCCTCGGACAGGCCGACATCCTGCGTCGAGCGATGGGAAAGAAGAAGAAGTCCGAGCTCGACAAGCAGTACGAGGGCTTCGCGGGCGGCATGAAGGAGCGCGGCTTCGGCGAGGCCGCGATCAAGGCGCTGTGGGACATCCTGCTGCCCTTCTCGGACTATGCCTTCAACAAAGCCCACTCCGCGGCTTACGGACTCGTGTCGTACTGGACGGCCTACCTCAAGGCGCACTATCCCGCCGAGTACATGGCGGCGCTGCTCACCAGCGTCGGCGACTCCAAGGACAAGATGGCGCTGTACCTGAACGAGTGCCGTCGCATGGGCATCAAGGTGCTCCCGCCCGATGTGTCCGACTCGATCAACTTCTTCGCGGCCGTCGGCGACGACATCCGCTTCGGCCTCGGCGCCGTGCGCAACGTCGGCAGCAACGTCGTCGAGGGCATCGTGCAGGCCCGCAAGGACGAGCGATTCACCTCGTTCCACCACTTCCTCGACAAGGTGCCGCTGCACGTCTCGAACAAGCGCACCGTCGAGTCGCTGATCAAGGCCGGCGCCTTCGACTCGATGGGGGACACCCGCCGGGCGCTCATGGAGGTGCATGAGGACGCGGTCGAGGCCGCCGTCGATCGAAAGCGCAACGAGGCCCAGGGGGCCATCGGGTTCGACTTCGACAGTCTCTACGACGGCACGGAGGAGGTCGCCCCGGCCAAGGTGCCCGCACGTCCGGAGTGGATCAAGAAGGACAAGCTGGCGTTCGAGCGCGAGATGCTCGGTCTGTACGTGTCCGACCACCCGCTCGCCGGTCTGGAGGTTCCGCTCGCGAAGCACGCGTCGATCTCCATTCACGACCTCAACAACTCCGAGGATCTGCAGGACGGCGACCAGGTCACGGTGGCGGGACTCGTCACCAGCGTCCAGCACCGTGTCGCCAAAGCCAGCGGAAACCCGTACGGCATGATCACGGTCGAGGACTTCAACGGTGAGGTCACCGTGATGTTCATGGGCAAGACCTACACCGAGTTCCAGCACACCCTGCAGCAGGACGCGATCCTCGCCGTGCGCGGTCGCGTGTCCCGCCGCGACGACGGGCTCAACCTCCATGCGCAGTCGGCGTTCGCTCCCGATGTGGGGTCCTTCGACGCCGCCGGTCCGCTGGCGCTGGTCCTCGCCGAGCAGCGTGCCACGGAGCGGGTGATGATGGAGCTCGCCGAGGTGCTGCGCCGACACAACGGCGACACCGAGGTGCTGCTCCGAGTGCACCGCGGCGGCACGGCGAAGGTCTTCGAGGTCCCGATGCCCGTGAAGGTCTCGGCCGACCTGTTCGGTGACCTCAAGTCACTGCTCGGCCCCTCCTGTCTGGGGTGA